A region from the Vicia villosa cultivar HV-30 ecotype Madison, WI linkage group LG3, Vvil1.0, whole genome shotgun sequence genome encodes:
- the LOC131657346 gene encoding glycerophosphodiester phosphodiesterase GDPD4-like isoform X1, translating to MVFLHLHRIQQSSITMLHRSRDSKSRSKPKSISRRFFSRKVMIFSLIFLAILPPIFFHFRLRRFNQIQLRRCGWVKNPPLVCAHGGDSSAAFPNTMAAYHSALSSRVDCIEIDVSRSSDGVLFALHDRDLQRLSGNTSSRVGHMSSKQIRELSASHQSTEKINDESITTIQDALMFAASSVQQIVLDVKVGPPWYEKGLAKDVLSIVEQTGCKNCLIWAKSDNLARDVIKLSSEIAVGYIVMMEPSTGARSKLLRMKGAEVVGVYHPLIDEKLMKVLHRRRKKVFAWTVDDAESMEKLLLQQVDGIVSSNPTLLQRLMQDIKTQCFEEGYSLPN from the exons ATggtatttcttcatcttcacagAATTCAACAATCAAGTATCACAATGTTGCATAGATCAAGAGACTCAAAATCAAGATCAAAACCTAAATCGATTTCTAGAAGATTCTTTTCGCGGAAGGTGATGATTTTCTCTCTCATCTTTCTCGCTATTTTGCCTCCAATCTTCTTCCATTTCCGCCTCCGTCGCTTCAACCAGATTCAACTCCGGCGATGCGGTTGGGTGAAAAATCCTCCTCTCGTTTGCGCTCACGGCGGTGATTCCTCCGCAGCATTCCCCAACACC ATGGCTGCGTATCACTCTGCTCTTAGCTCTCGAGTTGACTGTATTGAGATTGATGTTTCTCGTTCTTCAGACGGAGTTTTGTTTGCTCTTCATGATAG GGATTTGCAGCGGTTGTCTGGAAACACTAGTTCTAGAGTTGGTCATATGAGCTCAAAACAG ATAAGAGAACTTAGTGCTTCACACCAATCTACTGAGAAGATTAATGATGAAAGTATAACCACAATTCAAGATGCTCTGATG TTTGCTGCAAGTTCTGTACAACAGATAGTTCTAGATGTTAAAGTTGGACCCCCGTGGTATGAGAAAGGGCTTGCCAAAGATGTTCTCTCTATA GTGGAGCAGACAGGGTGCAAAAACTGCCTCATATGGGCTAAAAGTGACAATTTAGCAAGAGATGTCATTAAACTCTCATCAGAAATTGCA GTTGGCTATATAGTAATGATGGAACCTTCAACCGGGGCTAGATCAAAATTGTTGAGGATGAAAGGTGCTGAGGTTGTTGGCGTCTACCACCCGTTGATTGACGAAAAGCTTATGAAAGTTTTGCACCGGAGAAGAAAAAAGGTTTTTGCATGGACTGTTGACGATGCAGAATCCATGGAAAAGCTATTGTTGCAGCAGGTTGATGGTATTGTTTCGAGTAACCCGACTTTACTTCAACGATTAATGCAGGATATCAAAACACAATGTTTTGAAGAAGGTTATTCATTACCAAACTAA
- the LOC131593506 gene encoding uncharacterized protein LOC131593506 isoform X2, with the protein MEKNEKKMTRVLFCGYHFPASNQYTAEYLQNHSSIKVDVLPLEEVPHAIGNYHACVVKSMKLDSNIISRAVQMQLIMQYGVGLEGVDIDAATKHGIKVARIPGDVTGNSASCAEMAIYLMLGLLRKQNELQISIQQRKLGEPITDTIFGKTIFILGFGNIGMDLARRLKPFGVKVIATKRSWASSSEIRNDVDDLVDEKGTSKDIYDFARKADIVVCCLILNSETAGIINNNFISSMKKGALLVNVARGRLLDYEAVVEHLESGHLGGLGTDVAWAEPFDPDDRILKFKNVIMTPHIAGVTEHSYRSMAKVVGDVVLQLHDGLPLTGIELVN; encoded by the exons ATGgagaaaaatgagaaaaaaatgactcgtgttttgttttgtggatATCATTTCCCAGCTTCTAATCAATATACAGCTGAATATTTGCAGAATCATTCATCTATAAAG GTTGATGTTCTACCTTTGGAAGAAGTGCCACATGCTATTGGCAACTATCATGCTTGCGTCGTAAAAAGTATGAAGCTAGATTCAAACATAATTTCACGAGCAGTTCAGATGCAACTTATAATGCAGTACGGTGTTGGGCTTGAAG GCGTTGATATCGATGCTGCAACAAAGCATGGAATCAAAGTTGCTAGGATTCCTGGTGATGTAACTGGAAATTCAGCTTCGTGCGCGGAAATGGCCATATATCTAATGTTGGGCCTCCTCCGTAAGCAA AATGAACTGCAGATTTCCATACAACAAAGAAAGCTTGGAGAGCCTATCACCGATACTATATTTGGGAAAACG ATATTCATTTTGGGCTTCGGGAACATTGGAATGGATTTAGCACGGCGATTGAAACCATTTGGTGTAAAAGTTATTGCTACAAAACGAAGCTGGGCTTCATCTAGCGAAATCAGAA ATGATGTTGATGATCTTGTTGATGAGAAGGGTACTTCTAAAGATATCTATGATTTTGCGAGGAAAGCTGACATTGTTGTTTGCTGCTTAATCTTAAACAGTGAAACG GCTGGTATTATAAACAATAACTTCATATCAtctatgaaaaag GGTGCCCTTCTGGTGAATGTTGCTAGAGGTCGTCTTTTAGACTATGAGGCTGTGGTCGAACACCTTGAATCCGGACACTTAGGAGGGTTAGGCACCGATGTTGCATGGGCGGAGCCATTTGATCCTGACGATCGGATATTGAAATTTAAGAACGTTATCATGACTCCTCATATTGCTGGCGTTACAGAGCATTCATATAGATCAATGGCTAAG GTTGTTGGTGATGTGGTTCTTCAACTTCATGATGGGCTTCCTTTGACTGGGATTGAGTTAGTCAATTGA
- the LOC131593504 gene encoding uncharacterized protein LOC131593504, which yields MANGKTEVSNWFQKKITDPLHAILQRGAEPKQLAFSAALGITFGIFPIVGVTVFLCGVAIALLGSRCHAPTLMLANFMATPIELSLIVPFLRLGEFISGGPQFPLTSDALKKVLTGQASHEVILSVVHAVFGWLAASPFILGTLYIIFLPCFRTLLQKFSNVPISPKKPLHSHSEVSLKVI from the exons ATGGCGAATGGGAAAACGGAAGTTTCCAATTGGTTCCAAAAGAAAATCACTGATCCTCTTCACGCCATTCTCCAAAG AGGAGCTGAACCAAAGCAGCTGGCTTTCTCTGCTGCTCTTGGCATTACATTTGGAATATTTCCTATAGTTG GTGTCACTGTATTTCTCTGCGGAGTCGCTATTGCATTGCTTGGATCACGTTGTCATGCTCCAACTTTGATGCTCGCAAACTTTATGGCTACTCCAATAGAGTTGAG TCTAATTGTGCCCTTTCTACGTCTCGGTGAATTTATTTCTGGCGGACCTCAATTCCCTTTGACATCTGACGCTTTAAAGAAAGTTCTTACCGGTCAAGCTTCACATGAGGTCATATTAAGTGTTGTCCATGCG GTGTTTGGGTGGCTTGCGGCGTCGCCTTTTATTCTAGGAACACTATACATAATATTTTTACCATGCTTCAGAACTCTCCTGCAGAAATTCTCAAATGTACCTATAAGTCCAAAGAAGCCTCTTCATTCTCACTCAGAAGTAAGCTTGAAGGtaatttga
- the LOC131593505 gene encoding uncharacterized protein LOC131593505 has translation MKNCTTDEALELLSAAIKLEFHDENREKYQSFFQILKDYKAQRIDTRVLRLKVHQLFKGHKDLILRFNTLMPTQYVIKLPLDGDDKQPQCGRLEKEDALGFLKEVGDVFQGKNKGKYDEFLEIMKGFKAQRIETSVVVERVKELFKGHIALILGFYKFLPEEYRRFEEEHALAFVKKVGDVFQDKNREKYDEFLGIFKDFKARRIDASVVAKRLKELFKGHTNLILEFNAFLPKKYQTTLPLQVHTVSSVFEGEKMKVAENCEIPWDLLDIISRKLDIDELFGFAGVCKSWREFHKIYWRNFMASQEPLLLQKSSYDKKSFSFMSIHDQRVYHSKTIDRFWNLAYSGSSSGYLIMTTNNNSFILMNPFTRKMMEINTTAFKVEFSVFAYHVLLAFGKGSEEFVLVALCTSSNSLHVYQSRNSDWITYSTKGRPWKVVDFVVLHNTIYVVTDKAKIGVLSLNSANIKFLKLKSTPKVTSSSHLRLVSCDDGKLLMIHILSWKIWNVYEIDLSIKNFVEVKTLGDIALFYASGKYFYALSNPEKWGYESNSLHAINLSSTQCRVSIGKDNELPEYISHDRLSKPPTGRPYLLDWCFKHLHYEVDYSLVE, from the exons ATGAAGAATTGCACCACTGATGAAGCATTAGAGTTACTATCAGCAGCAATTAAACTTGAGTTTCATGATGAGAATAGAGAAAAGTACCAATCTTTTTTCCAAATTTTGAAAGATTACAAAGCTCAAAGAATTGATACAAGGGTTCTTAGATTAAAAGTGCATCAATTGTTTAAAGGCCATAAAGATTTAATTTTGAGATTCAACACCCTCATGCCAACTCAATATGTAATCAAACTTCCACTAGATGGCGACGATAAACAACCACAATGTGGTCGATTAGAGAAAGAAGATGCATTAGGTTTTCTCAAGGAAGTAGGAGATGTGTTTCAAGGTAAGAATAAGGGAAAGTATGATGAGTTTTTAGAAATTATGAAGGGTTTCAAGGCTCAGAGAATTGAAACAAGTGTTGTTGTGGAGAGAGTGAAGGAGCTGTTTAAAGGGCATATAGCTTTGATTTTGGGGTTTTATAAGTTCTTGCCGGAGGAATACCGTCGATTTGAGGAAGAACATGCATTAGCTTTTGTCAAGAAAGTAGGAGATGTGTTTCAAGATAAGAATAGGGAAAAGTATGATGAGTTTTTAGGAATTTTTAAGGATTTCAAGGCTCGGAGAATTGATGCAAGTGTTGTTGCGAAGAGATTGAAGGAGCTGTTTAAAGGGCATACAAATTTAATTTTGGAATTCAATGCCTTCTTGCCAAAGAAATATCAAACCACGCTTCCACTTCAGGTTCACACTG TTTCATCAGTATTCGAAGGAGAAAAAATGAAGGTAGCAGAGAACTGTGAAATTCCTTGGGACCTGCTTGATATCATCTCCAGGAAACTAGATATTGACGAGCTCTTCGGATTCGCTGGCGTGTGCAAGAGTTGGAGGGAATTTCATAAAATTTATTGGAGAAATTTCATGGCATCCCAAGAACCATTACTTCTTCAAAAGTCTTCCTATGATAAAAAATCTTTTTCCTTCATGAGCATACATGATCAAAGAGTTTATCACTCAAAGACAATCGACCGTTTCTGGAACTTGGCCTATTCCGGGTCTTCTAGCGGATATTTGATCATGACAACCAACAATAATTCATTTATACTAATGAATCCATTTACAAGAAAAATGATGGAAATCAACACAACAGCCTTTAAAGTCGAGTTTTCTGTTTTTGCTTACCATGTCTTACTTGCTTTCGGCAAAGGCTCAGAGGAATTTGTCTTAGTGGCTTTATGTACAAGTTCCAACAGTTTACATGTCTATCAATCTCGAAACTCCGATTGGATTACTTACTCGACGAAGGGAAGACCATGGAAAGTTGTCGACTTTGTTGTTTTGCATAATACTATATATGTTGTAACCGACAAGGCGAAGATAGGTGTGCTCAGCTTGAATTCTgcaaatataaaatttttaaaattgaagaGTACTCCCAAGGTAACTTCTTCCTCGCACCTAAGATTGGTTAGTTGCGACGACGGAAAACTTCTAATGATTCATATTTTGTCTTGGAAAATATGGAATGTGTACGAGATAGACTTGTCAATCAAGAATTTTGTCGAGGTGAAAACTCTAGGCGACATTGCATTATTTTATGCTTCTGGGAAATACTTCTATGCGTTGAGCAACCCGGAAAAATGGGGCTATGAAAGCAATTCTCTGCATGCCATCAATCTTTCATCTACACAATGCAGAGTGTCTATAGGGAAGGATAATGAATTGCCAGAATACATTAGCCATGATAGACTAAGTAAACCTCCTACAGGAAGACCCTATTTGTTGGATTGGTGTTTTAAACATCTTCACTATGAAGTGGATTATTCTCTTGTTGAATAA
- the LOC131593506 gene encoding uncharacterized protein LOC131593506 isoform X1 translates to MTRERVWSLVRRSKSLLAQNLRLFSTKPQDPRKNLMEKNEKKMTRVLFCGYHFPASNQYTAEYLQNHSSIKVDVLPLEEVPHAIGNYHACVVKSMKLDSNIISRAVQMQLIMQYGVGLEGVDIDAATKHGIKVARIPGDVTGNSASCAEMAIYLMLGLLRKQNELQISIQQRKLGEPITDTIFGKTIFILGFGNIGMDLARRLKPFGVKVIATKRSWASSSEIRNDVDDLVDEKGTSKDIYDFARKADIVVCCLILNSETAGIINNNFISSMKKGALLVNVARGRLLDYEAVVEHLESGHLGGLGTDVAWAEPFDPDDRILKFKNVIMTPHIAGVTEHSYRSMAKVVGDVVLQLHDGLPLTGIELVN, encoded by the exons ATGACAAGAGAGAGAGTGTGGTCGTTGGTGAGGAGGAGCAAATCTTTGCTTGCACAAAATCTGCGCCTTTTCTCGACCAAACCTCAGGATCCGAG GAAAAATCTGATGgagaaaaatgagaaaaaaatgactcgtgttttgttttgtggatATCATTTCCCAGCTTCTAATCAATATACAGCTGAATATTTGCAGAATCATTCATCTATAAAG GTTGATGTTCTACCTTTGGAAGAAGTGCCACATGCTATTGGCAACTATCATGCTTGCGTCGTAAAAAGTATGAAGCTAGATTCAAACATAATTTCACGAGCAGTTCAGATGCAACTTATAATGCAGTACGGTGTTGGGCTTGAAG GCGTTGATATCGATGCTGCAACAAAGCATGGAATCAAAGTTGCTAGGATTCCTGGTGATGTAACTGGAAATTCAGCTTCGTGCGCGGAAATGGCCATATATCTAATGTTGGGCCTCCTCCGTAAGCAA AATGAACTGCAGATTTCCATACAACAAAGAAAGCTTGGAGAGCCTATCACCGATACTATATTTGGGAAAACG ATATTCATTTTGGGCTTCGGGAACATTGGAATGGATTTAGCACGGCGATTGAAACCATTTGGTGTAAAAGTTATTGCTACAAAACGAAGCTGGGCTTCATCTAGCGAAATCAGAA ATGATGTTGATGATCTTGTTGATGAGAAGGGTACTTCTAAAGATATCTATGATTTTGCGAGGAAAGCTGACATTGTTGTTTGCTGCTTAATCTTAAACAGTGAAACG GCTGGTATTATAAACAATAACTTCATATCAtctatgaaaaag GGTGCCCTTCTGGTGAATGTTGCTAGAGGTCGTCTTTTAGACTATGAGGCTGTGGTCGAACACCTTGAATCCGGACACTTAGGAGGGTTAGGCACCGATGTTGCATGGGCGGAGCCATTTGATCCTGACGATCGGATATTGAAATTTAAGAACGTTATCATGACTCCTCATATTGCTGGCGTTACAGAGCATTCATATAGATCAATGGCTAAG GTTGTTGGTGATGTGGTTCTTCAACTTCATGATGGGCTTCCTTTGACTGGGATTGAGTTAGTCAATTGA
- the LOC131657346 gene encoding glycerophosphodiester phosphodiesterase GDPD4-like isoform X2 has product MFLVLQTEFCLLFMIGRDLQRLSGNTSSRVGHMSSKQIRELSASHQSTEKINDESITTIQDALMFAASSVQQIVLDVKVGPPWYEKGLAKDVLSIVEQTGCKNCLIWAKSDNLARDVIKLSSEIAVGYIVMMEPSTGARSKLLRMKGAEVVGVYHPLIDEKLMKVLHRRRKKVFAWTVDDAESMEKLLLQQVDGIVSSNPTLLQRLMQDIKTQCFEEGYSLPN; this is encoded by the exons ATGTTTCTCGTTCTTCAGACGGAGTTTTGTTTGCTCTTCATGATAG GCAGGGATTTGCAGCGGTTGTCTGGAAACACTAGTTCTAGAGTTGGTCATATGAGCTCAAAACAG ATAAGAGAACTTAGTGCTTCACACCAATCTACTGAGAAGATTAATGATGAAAGTATAACCACAATTCAAGATGCTCTGATG TTTGCTGCAAGTTCTGTACAACAGATAGTTCTAGATGTTAAAGTTGGACCCCCGTGGTATGAGAAAGGGCTTGCCAAAGATGTTCTCTCTATA GTGGAGCAGACAGGGTGCAAAAACTGCCTCATATGGGCTAAAAGTGACAATTTAGCAAGAGATGTCATTAAACTCTCATCAGAAATTGCA GTTGGCTATATAGTAATGATGGAACCTTCAACCGGGGCTAGATCAAAATTGTTGAGGATGAAAGGTGCTGAGGTTGTTGGCGTCTACCACCCGTTGATTGACGAAAAGCTTATGAAAGTTTTGCACCGGAGAAGAAAAAAGGTTTTTGCATGGACTGTTGACGATGCAGAATCCATGGAAAAGCTATTGTTGCAGCAGGTTGATGGTATTGTTTCGAGTAACCCGACTTTACTTCAACGATTAATGCAGGATATCAAAACACAATGTTTTGAAGAAGGTTATTCATTACCAAACTAA